The following proteins are encoded in a genomic region of Cryptomeria japonica chromosome 11, Sugi_1.0, whole genome shotgun sequence:
- the LOC131067245 gene encoding uncharacterized CRM domain-containing protein At3g25440, chloroplastic isoform X3 — translation MTLALALAVRRSMKALLRIPLAVKAEAIEKQALNSPCSCRQSGNCKDCSIDSSLFRIPFKASVMFKAQRKEARLVAALQKLEPKHSSDTTHDPEILTPEEHFYYLKMGHKCKNYVPIGRRGIFGGVILNMHLHWKKHQAVKVIVKTFTPDEVCKIAAELARLTGGIVLDIHEGNTIIMYRGRNYSQPPTEIMTPRITLSKNKALTKSKYKDALQAVRIFIPRLENELEMLRQRVKGGGQESQKNGEQILNNQRGVIEHVAERAVTFTGHFSECNEDVDEHARETKDLSDHCGSETDHVSGTDFDVASDSEALSDLFETDCEMDTDSCSEPEDSLYLDNIDTPQVDAGKTLVDFTKDKAKTSEESKKVDGLGDDSYHPELDEVDKLFLRVSTLLKKKK, via the exons CTGCAGGCAATCTGGTAACTGCAAGGATTGCAGTATAGATTCTAGTTTGTTTCGCATCCCGTTTAAAGCTTCAGTGATGTTTAAG GCTCAAAGAAAAGAGGCTCGCTTGGTAGCAGCTTTGCAGAAACTAGAGCCTAaacattcttcggataccacacaTGATCCTGAAATTCTTACTCCAGAAGAGCACTTCTACTACCTTAAAATGGGTCATAAATGCAAGAATTATGTTCCAATTGGTAGACGGGGAATTTTTGGAGGTGTAATCTTGAATATGCATTTACACTGGAAGAAGCATCAGGCTGTTAAGGTAATTGTCAAGACGTTCACTCCAGATGAGGTTTGCAAAATAGCAGCAGAATTGGCAAGACTGACTGGTGGTATTGTACTGGACATACATGAAGGAAACACAATTATAATGTATCGTGGAAGGAATTATTCTCAGCCACCTACTGAAATCATGACCCCAAGGATTACTCTCTCCAAGAATAAG GCTTTAACTAAATCTAAATACAAAGATGCTCTACAAGCAGTTCGGATCTTCATACCAAGATTGGAGAATGAACTAGAAATGCTTCGCCAACGGGTGAAAGGTGGAGGTCAGGAGAGTCAAAAAAATGGCGAGCAGATATTAAACAATCAGAGAGGTGTGATAGAACACGTGGCAGAAAGGGCAGTTACATTCACAGGGCATTTTTCCGAGTGTAATGAGGATGTTGATGAACATGCAAGAGAGACAAAAGATCTTTCTGACCACTGTGGGAGTGAAACTGATCATGTTTCTGGCACAGATTTTGACGTAGCTTCAGATTCAGAAGCACTTTCAGATTTGTTTGAAACTGATTGTGAAATGGATACAGATTCATGTAGTGAACCAGAAGACTCATTGTATTTAGACAATATTGATACTCCACAAGTGGATGCTGGGAAGACCCTTGTTGATTTTACAAAAGATAAAGCCAAAACTTCGGAAGAGTCAAAGAAGGTGGATGGGTTGGGTGATGATTCTTACCATCCCGAACTTGATGAAGTGGATAAGTTGTTCTTACGTGTTAGTACACTTCTTAAAAAGAAAAAGTAA